CGTCGAGCTGCAAAAATAAACAAAAAGCTCTTGGGTGATTACGAATATGATGACTATATTTCGTGGTTGAAAGCAATAAGAAACAAAGGTTCGGATTTTCAGAATATCTTAAATTGGATTAGTTGTTTCGCTTTGGCAGTAAACGAAGAAAATGCTTCGTTTAGCAGAGTTGTAACGGCGCCTACAAATGGGTCTGCAGGAGTAATTCCTGCTGTACTTCATTATTTAATGGTATTTTGCGACGGAAATTCAGATGATAAAGTCATACAGTTTATGCTTACAGCATCCGAAATAGGATCGATTTTTAAAAGAGGAGCTACCATTTCGGCAGCTATGGGAGGATGCCAGGCAGAAATAGGAGTTTCATCGGCAATGGCTGCAGCAGCGTTAACTGAATGTTTAGGCGGTTCCCAAAGGCAGGTTTTAATGGCTGCAGAGATAGCAATGGAACATCATTTGGGACTAACTTGCGATCCGATTGGTGGTTTGGTACAAATCCCGTGTATAGAAAGAAATAGCATGGGAGCTATAAAAGCTATTACGGCATCGCAATTGGCATTACAAACCAATCCGGATAACGCAAAAGTAAGTTTAGATGCAGTAGTAAATACAATGTGGCAAACGGCTTTGGACATGAATTCAAAATATAAAGAAACATCGGAAGGGGGGCTGGCGATTAATATTCCGCTAAGTTCTCCGGAATGTTAATATAGAAATTATGCAAAAAATATATTTAGCGTCGAAATCACCAAGAAGGCAGGAATTATTGAAGTTAATGGGGTTGGAATATACCCTTTATATTAAAGAGATTGACGAAAGTTATCCAGAATCACTTAAAGTAAGCGAAGTAGCTGAATATATTTCTAAAAAGAAAGCCAATGCATTTCCCGTATCTAAAGAAGGAATTATTTTAACTGCGGATACCATTGTTGTTGTAGATAATGAGATTTTAGGTAAACCAATAGATTTTGATGACGCATTTGCTATGATAAAAAGGCTTTCAGGAAGGAAGCATGAAGTTATTACCGGAGTAACTATCGTATCCAAAGAAAAGCAAATCTCCTTTAGCGATGTTACTGAAGTTTATTTCAGAGAAATTAGCGATGCAGAAATTACCTATTATATAGAAAATTATAAACCGTTTGATAAAGCAGGAGCTTATGGTATTCAGGAATGGATTGGCGTTGCAGCGATTACAAAAATAAAAGGCTCTTACACAAATGTAGTTGGTTTGCCTACCGAGAAATTGTACAGGGAGCTTAAACAATTTGGTTTCAGTTTATAATGAGGCTTAACTGAGTTTTTTTAATTTTAGTTTTTTTGTTTTTCGTTGAATGATATGGGTTGAGAGATATGAACTTAGTTTGCTTTTTGGTACTATTATTTTAATTTTGGACATTACTAAACGATAAATTATCTATAACTACCGTTGACGAAACCAAAAGTATTAATAACAGGTGCTAGTTCTGGGCTGGGATTGGCGCTAGCTAAAAGGCTAAATCAAGACTATTGCCTGATATTACACGCTTCTAAAGAAGAAAATATAAAAGAACTCAGAGAAGGAAATTATGTACTGGCTGCTGATTTTTCGAATCCTGATGAACTCAACGAGTTTTGCAAGAAATTAAAGAAAGATCATGGAGATGATTTATTTGCAGTTATTAATAATGCAGGTATCACTATAGATAAACCGCTGGTTTTTCAACCGGAAAGAGATATAGATAAAATGTTGATGGTTAATCTAAAAGCACCCATTATGATAACTAAAACAGTTATCAAACTTTTTGGTCTCAAGAAAAGAGGGGTTGTTATTCAAATGAGTTCTTGTGTTGCCGAGACAGGAAATGCATTTCAGTCGGTATATTCTGCTGCAAAAGCAGGCTTGATAGCCTTTACAAAATCTATTGCGAAAGAAGTTGCTAATCTATACGATAATCACCGGATAAGAGTGTTGAGTGTGTCTCCGGGATTTATTGAAACACCCATGACAGATGCAGTGCCCCAAACAGAAAAGGAAAAATATCTCACAATGATTCCTGCTCAACGTTTTGGAAAACCAGAGGAAGTAGCAGAAACTATAGCTTTTCTTTTGTCAGAAAAAGCTTCTTATATAAACGGGAGTAATATTGATATTAACGGTGGACTTTTTTAAAGAATGGAAAATCTCGTAGGCATTTCTCCCGAAAAAATACTTCCTCATGGTCCGTCGAAAACTTTGGTTGATGATTACCACTGGCATGAACCAAAAGTTGGAATTGTAGCTAGTTACAGTCCTAAAGAAATAGATGTAAGGGATCATTTCGGAAT
This genomic interval from Pseudopedobacter saltans DSM 12145 contains the following:
- a CDS encoding SDR family NAD(P)-dependent oxidoreductase, which produces MTKPKVLITGASSGLGLALAKRLNQDYCLILHASKEENIKELREGNYVLAADFSNPDELNEFCKKLKKDHGDDLFAVINNAGITIDKPLVFQPERDIDKMLMVNLKAPIMITKTVIKLFGLKKRGVVIQMSSCVAETGNAFQSVYSAAKAGLIAFTKSIAKEVANLYDNHRIRVLSVSPGFIETPMTDAVPQTEKEKYLTMIPAQRFGKPEEVAETIAFLLSEKASYINGSNIDINGGLF
- a CDS encoding Maf family protein, with the protein product MQKIYLASKSPRRQELLKLMGLEYTLYIKEIDESYPESLKVSEVAEYISKKKANAFPVSKEGIILTADTIVVVDNEILGKPIDFDDAFAMIKRLSGRKHEVITGVTIVSKEKQISFSDVTEVYFREISDAEITYYIENYKPFDKAGAYGIQEWIGVAAITKIKGSYTNVVGLPTEKLYRELKQFGFSL